A region of the Mycteria americana isolate JAX WOST 10 ecotype Jacksonville Zoo and Gardens chromosome 24, USCA_MyAme_1.0, whole genome shotgun sequence genome:
GAGATGCTAGCCCCAGGCATAATCTCCCTGCTGCAGTGTACACAGCCCAATGCAGATGTGTACAACCCCCGTGGCACATGTGGCTGTGTTCTTGATGCGTACTTGGGGTCTAGCACCCCTTTGGTGGTTGTCTTGGAGAGTGGTCTACCTGAAAACACCTGCCTGATGTGTGACACCTGGACTCTGTCTGCTCAGCTTTAACCAGTGAGATTAATCTGGTATCTGCTGGATAATAAAGGAGCAGTTGCTAAACCATTATGCAACTGTTGCTGGGTTTGCATTTTTATAACACGTTTGGAGTGGGAGGCTGACGAATGCTAGGAAACTGCAAACTGCTAAATGGCCTCAGGTATGGAGGACGGCAGAGAGATTGGTGTGGCATTACGTGGTTAGTGAGGCCATTGGCAGCCTGTACtgacagtttaatttaaaaagcagtaaagaGTTAAGTCAGTGATGCGTCTGTGTAGGGGAACACCACATGCATGGCTGACATCATGTAGATGAACCGCCACTTGCAGGAGTCAGCATGCTGATGGCTGGAAGTGAGCATCTTCTTTCCCATGCCTGTATTGTGCTGGTCTGAACTGGTCTGGAGGGGCAGAAGCTCTGATCTGTGCAAGCCTGTCATGTCTGCATGTTGCAGAACAGAAATCACTATCCACCCACTATACCCCTCCTGCTAAGCAAATCTTGATAATACATCATTCAGTGGTTCTGGTTTAGTGGCCACTGCACCCAGTTTCCTTCCCAGTGGCAGGGGTTGGGTCTGCAGGACTGGCCTGAGGCCAGAGGGGAGAATGCCTCCACCCTACATCTGGCAAGGAGCTGGGAGTCCTTCCAGTGTAGCGACTGGGCACCTCAGGTGCCCAGAAGTGCTCAGCCAACCTCAGGACATCTTTGGCTGCATGACCAGAAAGCAGGACTCCCACAAGGACAAAATCCTGTGTGAGGAATCTACACTTACATGGGCCACCCATGGGCACTATGACTGCTtaggcctttttgcctttgctcTGTCTTGACACAAATCTCTTGAATTCTGTTTACTTTTTCATGCAAATAGttttctccttcccaccctgcacaTTTCTCCTTTGGTGTCAACAACAGGCAGCACCCTGGCCACACCAACCAATTCTTGACCGATTTTCTGTTCGTTCTTGTCAACAATGCCTTCTTATGTAAAAGaaatagcaacattttctttctacaggaCTCTCCTTTTGGCATGTGTACAAGGAAGGACTGATGCCTCCTTGGAAGGTGGATACCCCCATTACTCCCTTCTTCTCAGGAAACAGGATTTTCAGGATTGTCCCTGCAATCCTTGGCCTGTTGGTGGGTCTTCTTCCGAAAGAACTCACGTTGGAAAGGACCCCCCCTTTGCAGTCCCCCATCTTCCTCAACGCTTGCAtcattcttgctgcttttcttcctttggccTGAGGACCTCTGTGACCAGggggtgctccctgccctgcaggaGGTCACAGGTATGCCCTGGACTCTACAGATGTCCCCAGCCTCCAAGGATAAAGCAGGTAATCCATCCATGCAAGCAAGGAGTGGGAAATGTTAGAGCTCTAAGCCTTTGCTAAACATGCTGTGTCATGAGATCAGTCATGTAAAAACACTTCCTAGCTGTCTGGTGGCATACAGTGCAAGCAGACGGCACAGCTAAGAGCCAGCTCATGTGCAGCTGCTCCTCTGGAATGGTGTCACTGGAGAAATGAAGGGGAGCCTCTATGCTGGGGAGACCTTCTCACCTCCACCATGCCAGTCAAAGCCCTCTTGGGGTGGGTAAGAGATGTGCCCTTGCTTAGTGGGACCAGGTCTGGGCAGGCAGTGTCCAACCACAGATAGCGCCAGTTAGCTTCTCTTACCAGAAGCACCAGGGCCTGCTCAGGTACATGTGCAGGTTGCCTCGGGGCTGCGGGAAAGCCTGTGCCAGAAAGGTGAAGGATCCTTCACACAGGCACTCTGCAGCTTGGGACATGTGTCCATCCCCTGCAGCACCTACACGCATCCACCTGCACAGTGCACAGTGGTTCATAGCAATCCCGTTTGCTGGCTGTGACTGCTGCCCATGTCTCTTGTCCATGCTGCAGACTTGAGCACCTCACCCCACCTTCCTCTCTGACCTCCTCTTCAACAGCTGGGTCCTCGGCACCCCAAGGGCCTCACCGCAGGCTCCCATGCTGGCAGCCCCTTCTCCTGTGCCCTGTTACTGCACAGCTGAGAGCTGCACCCTGGGCCTGGAGCAGCACTCCTCCCAGTCCAGAATGGCATGCCCAGGTAAAGGAAAGCCATGGAGGGCCAAGCACCTGCTGAACTAGAAATGAGGGCCAGCTCCGAACCTCCATCTGAACCTTGAGGTCCTCAAAGGCTCCACTAAGATGCCAATCTGGGCTTCTGCCTCCCTCTGGGATGCTTCTCATGGCTGGGACAGCCCAAGACCCCACCGGCACAGGCTGATGATTAGGCTGAGCTCATCTggcctcccagtgctgcccaaaGGGGCAATGCACCCTCGCTGCCTCAACCACACCATCCAGCCTTCTCCCTTGTGCCTGCAGTGACACTCAACTGGCCCACCAAGGAATTGCAGCATGGGCTCATCCCCATGGAACCCATTCATATCTATATAGCATTCAACCATTACAAAACACTGGCCATTTTGTAAAAGGCAGCAATAACACAGAAGTTGGTTGCATTTGTCCAAAGTCGCTAATTCTGAGGGAAATCTGTAGGGCTGTAAATGGCCTTTCCCACCTGATATGGGTGAAACCTTTCCAtccccagcaacagcagcaagtaGGAAAGGAAGGTAAGTCATTGTGGTCCCACTGAAAGGTGCGCTGGCACAGGGGAGAAGCAGCATATGATACACCAGTACAGCGgctgcaggggaaactgaggTCCTCCTCTATGTGGTTCCCTACAGGAAGGCAGGAAATTTGCTTCTCAGTGACAGAAATAAAGGTTGTTTACCCAAGCGTATCCTTTTCACTTCGAAGTGATGAGCAACTTACAAGGAAGACCAAAGCTGAGGCACCTATAATTGCAAAGTGGATACAAAATGAAGACATTCCACTGCATGGCAACAGAGGTGAAGTAGATTAGCCCAGACCATAAAATCCAAATGTTGtaagccccagcacagccccagaaGGGTTAAAtcctttccttcagcagatgGAAGCAGCCTGCCTGAACTGGCAGCTGCAGATGGTTCCTCTgctcaggcagagcaggcagttgGACTGGCCAAGTGGATGAAAACCATCGTTCAGGAAAAGCTCCAAGGAACAGGCAGGggttgttttccagtttttcctggAGCAGGTGGTCTTGGGAACAGATGCCAGTCTGTGGCAGCATGGGTGACAGTTTTAGCAGAGCGCCTGTGCTATAAAATAAGCCTTTGCACAAAACATAACATTAGAAATACACGTAGCCTTCCCTGTTCATTGGTGTTACATGTAGTGATGGGTCGTCTGCCCCCAGATGCTGCAGGGTTGTCTGCCTTTCCTCTCTCAGGAGTGCAGTTTTTGTGGCTTCTCTGTGTATCTGTATGCCCATGCACACCTGCTGCTTCAGAGGGGAGACCACGGCTTGAGTGGTGCCCTTGCTTATGGGGTGATGTAGGAGAAGGATTTAGCCTACTGTTTCCTCTCCTGGTTGTGGTGGTAGAGGCTGTTGGTTTCTGATTTTGCTGTGGGAAGTCTTGCAAGTTACCAAATACTCCTGGGGGATATTGTCTGGACCCCGGTTTACTTACCCAGGCCAGAGTTTTCTTTAAAGTCAGGTTCAAACTACTTCAGCTGGAAGAACCAAGGACCAATGTGAAAACTGCCTTATGATGtgcaaagctgtgttttgtttaaaaatgtgcttaaaCCTAAGCAATAAACCATCACCAAAGAAAGTGGTTAGAGTTTCCGACTGCCTCAAAGCAGGGCTTTAAAACTCTGTGAGAGAGACAGTGAGCAACATGGTAACTGTCTGGCAGAAGGCAGCCAGAGGTTAGCCTGGCAGAGCTGAGACTGATGCAGCATGTTCTCCTGTGCTAAGGCTAGCTTGGCAAACACTGTAGGAGAGAGACAAAGTGTCCGAAGGCAGCGGAGTCATTCCAGCGGGAGAgggctttttttattaaaagagggAGCAGTGGGGACTCTGCAGCAACCTTCACTTCCCTCCCAAGAAGCCTAAGCAAGGAAGGGCCACCTTGGTTTGGCTCTGATCGCTCCCTGGACAGCCCCATTACACACCAGGGACTCTTCGACCTCTGGCATCTCACCAACAGAGGCTGGATGGACCCCTTCCCTAGGTCTCTCCTGCCCCCACAAAAGAGCACAGGGGAACAATGGTAGCAACTATTACCAAGTGCCCAAGCAGTGCCAGCATAGCACTGCGTGCCTGTAAGAGGGGCCTTGCTCATAATCACAAATTTCTGTGTCTGACAGCTACAGCCACTTCTTAGCTGGCAGAGAGAGATATTATCACTTCTGCCCTCCCCACATCCTCTTTTCAGAGCCCTGTTCTAtcttggtgcatggggttatttctATTCCTGACTGTGAAGGCCTCAGTTGCAGAAATATTGTGTATGATGAACCCTGTGCAGGGATTTTTGCTGGCTGCTGTTGTAATTATTTCCTGGAAGACAGTGAGGCTCCAACACTTGGGGAAACACCCTGCATGAACAGGTGAAGTTGAGCTAATGAAGCACAGAGCAGACCTAAGATGATGGGGTCCAAGGCATCATCATTCAGCTGTGTATCCTGCACCTCTATGAGGTGGATCATGGATTGTGCTGATTCTATACTCGGAAAAGAGAAGGGACACTAAGATAAACATCATCTGTCTTGTGGCAGAGAATGGCTCTCTCTTCATAAACCTGGAGCAGATGGGAGAAGGGCAAGGTATTCACATGCTGAACTTTCCCTTCTTCTCATGGTCTTCAGCTAAATCCAGCTGAACTCTGGCTTCTGCAGTTCTGTCTCTGCATGGCTATGAAATACCTGTGTATGTCTCTTGGGTGGCTCGATGCTGCTTCCATCTTCCATGctcttcatttttgcatttaaactCAATCCAGAATTCCCCATTCAGCCAGTCTGGCCTCCTGCTGTACTTGCTCAACTTCTGGCACATTGGGATGGATCGTTCTTATACTTGTTCTTCTCCATTGGTTAATCAGAAATTCAGGTCGCTGCTTCACATCTACCTCAGCTCACTTCTGCTTCTCCTCCATGCTGAAAAAGCCTCATTCCTTCCACCCTCCTCACAGGACACATGCTCCAGGCCTCAAACATCTTCACGGCCCTCCTCTGAACTCATCCCAGTTtatcaatgtttttcttgcaCTGCGAGGCCCGAAACtaaacacagtactccagatgtgatCTAATGAGTGCTGAGTAAAGGCAACAATCACTTCCTTTAACCTGCCAGGTGCACTTCTGTTAATACAGCCCAGTATGTTCACCACAGCCAGGACACACTACAGATGCTCGGCCTATTGTCCAACAGGAGCCCCCacgtccttctctgcagagccagTCAGTCCCAACCTGGGGCTTCTGATTCAGCCCCAATCATGTGGTTTCCTTTACCTTatctcccttttttctccctcccatgATCACCTGATGGGGTCTTTGCTCATAAGGGCTCTGGGAAAGTAAGAAGGCAAAGAGTGTGGTGACGTAATGCAGAATTCAAAGGAAGGGTGAAATTCAGCTGAGATGCAAACCATTTGCAAATGCTGGGAATGCAGGAGAAGGCATTTACCACTGTTGGAATGGGGCAAAAGCTTCTGGAAACTGAAAAACTGGATTTCTGGTAGGGACTTGTGAAGGCAATGATGGGACTCAAAGGGtctgaaagaacattttcttgGGGGAAAGGCAGGGGGGCGGAGAGGTGGTTCAGTGAAGAATAGGAAGGTAAAATGAGGAGAAACCCAAGGAGAGTTTGGGAACTGTACATCTATGTGTTTGCACATCGAGTGGAAAAGAAGGTGTCATGAGTGGAACATAGCAATAGCCAGGGTGAGTGGGGGAAGAGCCCCACGTCTGCAGCACGCTCTGCTGGGTGGTTGGTGCTCACAGACCAGGCAGCgaaaagcagcagctccaccCCGGGCAAGTGTTTATTTCAGGGGCACCGTGCCTGATGGTGGTCACAAAGCAGGTAGGATCCCCTTCTTCTGCACACCCAGAGCTGATGTAAGCAGGCGCCTTAAGATAGCTCCAGGCACAACGGCAGTGGCAGGAGAAGGTGACACCTCCTTCTCCATCCAGCCTGGGGTGTGCGGCAGCTCCTCCCGCCTGAAGGAAAACCAGAGCTTGTGGATGGGTGGACCTTTAGCTGCCCTGTATGATAGTTCTCATGATCTAAGGGACAAATATTCCTTGCTGCTTGAATTTGTGCCATGAGCTGGGTGACAGAGAGTCCAATGAGACTTTGTGCGTTAGGTGGGACAACTGCCCTGGTACGGCAGGAACAAGTTCTGCAAAGACTAGTTCTATAGTGTGTCTGACAGCAAGATGTAAAATtctgtaatttgtttaaaaattcaggattttcaatttttcaattaaatttataCTTTCAATTcagtattttcaattttaaaaaactaaatggAATTGcctttgaaagcagaaaagaggtCATTGGGTTGAACATGTTCACCTCAGTTCTTTCTCAGAGGATCTTGTCCAGGCAAGAAAGTCCAATCATCTCTTTCATTTCAACAAAATCGTTTAACCTGTTTCTTTTGATTTGTCTATCCAACGTGGCCAAATCATGGCCAAGCAATACAAAAGTTTTAATTTGTGGGAGAAAAATCTGTAAGAGCTTGGCTCAGCCACGGCGCGTGGTCTGACCCACGGCCTGCGCTGGTGGCAATGCCCCTTACCACTTCTGGTGTCCAGACATCGCGTCCAGCCACAGGGTCGGTCGGACGTCTCTACGCACTTGTGCTTCGTGTTTGCGGACCTGCAACAATCTCATTCCTCCTGCACTTATTTTGTCTTCTTGTCTTCACCAACCGCCGCTGGTAAAGAATAACGGTCCTTTCCCAGGACGCGTGCTCCCAGGGCCCTGGCCGGGCCGGCTGCCGGGGGTAGGCGCGCGgaggcccccccgcccccgccaatCCCGGCTTTGGCCCGATCCGCCCCATCTGATACTAAACCAGCGGCTCCGTCGGGCGCTTCCGGGGGTGCTGGTGACCCCCGTGTCGCTGGGATCCCCACAGGCCGCGGACGCCGCACAAGGTccccccccgcggggccgcggccttCGGTCCCTCCGGCGGCGGCGAGGACAGCGCCCGCCCCCAGGGGCCGCTCTCGCCTCTACGGCCACAGCGCGAGACAGAGCGCCCTCGGCCCCGCGTGGGCGGGCCGGAAGCGGCGCTGTCCCAGCGTTCCGCGCGCGTTCCTTCCTTCCGGTGCGGCGCCTTCGGCCGGGCGGCAGGTGAGGGCCGGGGATCCGCGTCCATCGGCGGCGGGGCTGACCGCTCTCTCCCCGCAGGCATGGCGATCCGCTACCCCATGGCCGTTGGCCTCAACAAGGGCTACAAGGTGACGAAGAACGTGTCCAAGCCCAGGCAGTGCCGCCGTCGTGGGGTGAGTATGAGGCGAGCGAGGGCCGGGCCCCGGGAGAGGCTctgccggcagccgcggggctcgGCTGGGGCTGAGGCCGGCGCAGGCCTGCTGCCCCTCCGGAGCCTGCCGGCTGGCGGGGGTTCCGGACAGGGGCCGGTTGCTTCTGGGGTGCGCCCCTTATTTTGCGGTCGTGTGTCCGTCGTGGACCGCGTGCCGGCGGAGAAGGCCCGCCGATCCGCCCCCATCCCCGGCCGTgcgagggagggcgggcgggtgAAAAGGATGAGTTGCAGTTTGCAGCAGCTCGGGAGCGTGGTCGGGGGGGTGCAGTGCTGCAGCTCGGTTCCGCTTCCGGGGAGACGGGAAGGCTCTGAACCCACGCAGCGCCTTGCGATGGCGCGGCTGCGGGGGAGCTGACGGCGCGGAGCCGGGAGGGGTGGTGGGCACCCGCGGGCCGCCGCTTTGCCGTCCAACCCTAAGGCTTAGCGTAGGCGCAGACTGGCTGAACGCGGGTGGGTGGCTGCCGGGAGCCGCAGCCGGTGCAGGGGTCGAGCGGCTCTCTGGCGGGTGGCGGAAGGCTTGGCTTTGCGGATTCGCGCCATTCCGGGTCTTGGGGGTGTGGAGCGGTGTCCGGCCCTGGACTGCAGTGACTGGGACCAACAGAAAACCAGCCGGAGAGCTCAGCGTTTTAAGGGGTGAGAAAGCTGGTGAAGTTACACTGGAGCGGGGGCTTAAATGGTGGAAAGTATTAAATCTGCAAAGGTGGTTGTGGAGTGAAATAGCTCGTTATAGGAAAAATGGCAGTGGAGGAGTCAgtaatggaagaataaaatagaTGCGTTCCAACCACACCTTAAATCAACTTGGCAGTAAAATAGAAAATTGGCTGGGCGACTCCTGACATCCCTCCTGGTCTGCTTTTCTTGGTAGCAACAACAGGTGTACCCCATAAAACTGCCCAGTAATGACAAATATTGGGAGTTATCCAGGTTCAATCAATGTGTGTGTTAACACGAGATTAATTCAGCTTGCATCTTTTATCTCACTTTGATTAAATGCTGTGTTTAATTGTGGTGTTTGAGATGCATAGTAACGCACATTCTGGATATCTCATGGTCCTGCTGTTTCAAAAAATGTTGGTGCATGCAAATGTGCAAAATACCCAATACTGTGGCTAAAATGAAGAGAGTAGCACGTCTCGGCGAGGTCACATGCTGCTTGGCACCTACCAGGGCATCGTACTTCCTTGAGATGTGCCAATAGCATACGCTGGTTGTCGGGCCTTAGCCCAGTTTGCCACAACCCTCTGCAGTCCAGTCGGGGTCAGTTAGCAGTTACATTCATGGTGATCCATAtattcccccctctcccccgcttCCTACAGCGCCTGACCAAACACACCAAGTTTGTGCGAGACATGATCAGGGAAGTCTGTGGCTTTGCACCCTATGAGAGACGTGCTATGGAATTGCTGAAAGTTTCCAAAGATAAGCGTGCTCTGAAGTTCATAAAGAAACGGGTAGGTCAATCCAACAGCTTAATGAGGATGGCAAAAACTCTGCTGCAGTTAactgttttctgtccttccctAGGGatagtttgctttttaattaattctttttatgttttcagttGTTTGGGAAGTTATTGGTCTAATCTGAGGGAGCAGAGGGAATGCCCCTTGGGTTGGGTGGGAGAGTGGGAGATGGACGTAAAGGTACTTGGCCAAAAAGGCCCTGAGCTATGGTAATCTAGGCTTGCCTTGGTATTTTTGCAAATCTGgcgtggggaagaggagagcaatgCTGATGGAGATTGGGTACCATTAACCAGGCAACTTGAAAGGGGGTTCATTGAGGGCAGCTGTGAGAGCTGAAAGCATCTTCTCCCTTGCCTCAGATAATTCTTGGGTAGAAGTACTACTGAGATGCGATGGCAGTTAGTTCCTGGCTGGGCAGTTGAGGTGGATGGGGCTTGAGT
Encoded here:
- the RPL36 gene encoding large ribosomal subunit protein eL36 — encoded protein: MAIRYPMAVGLNKGYKVTKNVSKPRQCRRRGRLTKHTKFVRDMIREVCGFAPYERRAMELLKVSKDKRALKFIKKRVGTHVRAKRKREELSNVLAAMRKAAAKKD